The genomic segment CTTGCCGGTGAGTTGTCCCGCAGCGAAATCGACCAGCGTGTGGCCGAGTTGCTGGCGCGGGTCGGCCTGTCCGACCACGCCAAAAAATACCCGGCACAATTGTCGGGCGGCCAGAAACAGCGCGTCGGCATCGCCCGCGCCCTGGCGACCAAACCGAAAATCCTGCTGTGCGACGAAGCCACCAGCGCCCTCGATCCTCAGACCACGGCCTCGGTCCTGCAACTGCTGGCCGAGATCAATCGCGAGCTGAAGCTGACCATCGTCTTGATCACCCACGAGATGGATGTGATCCGTCGCGTGTGTGATCAGGTCGGCGTGATGGACGCTGGCGTGATTGTCGAGCTGGGTCCGGTGGCCGATGTGTTCCTGCATCCAAAACACCCGACCACCAAGCGCTTCGTGCAGGAAGACGAGCAGATCGACGAAAGCGAGCAACGCGATGACTTCGCTCACGTGCCGGGCCGCATCGTGCGTCTGACCTTCCAGGGCGAAGCGACCTACGCGCCGTTGCTGGGCACCGTCGCCCGGGAAACCGGTGTGGACTACAGCATCCTGGCCGGTCGTATCGACCGCATCAAAGACACCCCCTACGGGCAACTGACCCTGGCAATCACTGGCGGTGACATGGAAGCGGCTTTCGCCCGCTTCACCGCAGCCGACGTCCATATGGAGGTGCTGCGTTAATGGAAGCCCTGACAACGTTCTTCGCCAATATCGACTGGTTCGAAATCTGGCTGGCCACTGGCGACACCCTGCTGATGCTGGGTGGTTCGCTGCTGTTTACCATATTGCTGGGCCTGCCGCTGGGCGTGCTGTTGTTCCTGTGCAGCCCGCGCCAGTTACTCGAAGCCAAGGGTGTCTACGCTTTGCTGTCGCTGGTGGTGAACATCCTGCGTTCGCTGCCGTTCATCATTCTGCTGATCGTGATGATTCCGTTCACCGTGTTGATTACCGGTACGTCGCTGGGTGTGGCCGGTGCGATTCCACCGTTGGTGGTCGGTGCGACGCCGTTCTTCGCTCGATTGGTCGAAACCGCCCTGCGTGAAGTGGATCGCGGCATTATCGAAGCGACCCAGGCCATGGGCGCGACCACCCGGCAGATCATCGTCAATGCCTTGCTGCCGGAAGCTCGTCCGGGCATCTTTGCGGCGATTACGGTGACGGCGATTACACTGGTGTCCTACACGGCGATGGCTGGTGTGGTGGGCGCTGGTGGCTTGGGTGACCTGGCTATCCGTTTCGGCTATCAGCGTTTCCAGACTGACGTGATGATCGTCACCGTGGTTCTGCTGCTGGTGTTGGTGCAAGTGCTGCAAACCGTTGGCGACAAACTGGTTGTGCACTTCTCTCGTAAATAAGCTTTTCGTAACCAATGACTGAGCCGGCCATTCGCTGGCAGGCGCCAAACGGGCGCCTCACATGGAGTTAGCTGAATGAAAAAACTACTTGTCGCACTCGCCGCCGTGGCTGCGTTTTCCGCTCAGGCCGATGAAACCCTGACCGTTGCGGCCTCCCCGGTTCCGCACGCGGAAATCCTCGAATTCGTCAAACCGGCACTGGCCAAAGAAGGCGTGGACTTGAAGATCAAGGTCTTCACCGACTATATCCAGCCGAACGTGCAAGTGGCCGAGAAACGTCTGGACGCCAACTTCTTCCAGCATCAGCCGTACCTGGATGAGTTCAACAAGGCCAAGCACACCAACCTGGTTGCTGTTGCCGGTGTGCACCTGGAACCGCTGGGCGCTTACTCCAGCAAGTACAAGACCCTCGCTGAATTGCCGGGCGGCGCCAATGTGGTGATCCCGAACGATGCCACCAACGGCGGCCGCGCGCTGTTGCTGCTGCAGAAGGCTGGCCTGATCAAGCTGAAGGATGCGAACAACATCCTGTCGACCGTCAAGGACATCACCGAGAACGCCAAGGACCTGAAATTCCGCGAGCTGGAAGCCGCAACCATCCCACGCGTACTGACCCAGGTCGACCTGGCGCTGATCAACACCAACTACGCGCTGGAAGCCAAGCTGGATCCGTCGAAAGACGCGTTGGTCATCGAAGGCAACGATTCGCCTTACGTGAACATCCTGGTCGCCCGCCCGGACGACAAGGACAGCGACGCGATGAAGAAACTGGTTGCTGCACTGCATAGCCCGGAAGTGAAAGCCTTCATTCTTGAGAAGTACAAAGGCGCAGTACTGCCAGCCTTCTGATTGGCTGATGCAAAAAAAAAGGGAGCTCCTCGGAGCTCCCTTTTTCATGCCTGAACGACTGTTCTCTGTGGGGCTGAGCTGTTGTGGCGAGCGAGCTTGCTCGCGCTAGAGTGTGCAGCACTCACAACATCGGCAGGGGTTGCCGATTTTTGGGGCCGCTACGCAGCCCAGC from the Pseudomonas sp. N3-W genome contains:
- a CDS encoding MetQ/NlpA family ABC transporter substrate-binding protein — protein: MKKLLVALAAVAAFSAQADETLTVAASPVPHAEILEFVKPALAKEGVDLKIKVFTDYIQPNVQVAEKRLDANFFQHQPYLDEFNKAKHTNLVAVAGVHLEPLGAYSSKYKTLAELPGGANVVIPNDATNGGRALLLLQKAGLIKLKDANNILSTVKDITENAKDLKFRELEAATIPRVLTQVDLALINTNYALEAKLDPSKDALVIEGNDSPYVNILVARPDDKDSDAMKKLVAALHSPEVKAFILEKYKGAVLPAF
- a CDS encoding methionine ABC transporter permease: MEALTTFFANIDWFEIWLATGDTLLMLGGSLLFTILLGLPLGVLLFLCSPRQLLEAKGVYALLSLVVNILRSLPFIILLIVMIPFTVLITGTSLGVAGAIPPLVVGATPFFARLVETALREVDRGIIEATQAMGATTRQIIVNALLPEARPGIFAAITVTAITLVSYTAMAGVVGAGGLGDLAIRFGYQRFQTDVMIVTVVLLLVLVQVLQTVGDKLVVHFSRK
- a CDS encoding methionine ABC transporter ATP-binding protein, yielding MIEFQNVHKTYRVAGKDIPALHPTSLTIENGQVFGLIGHSGAGKSTLLRLINRLEESSGGKIIVDGEEVTALDAGGLRRFRQQVGMIFQHFNLLASKTVADNVALPLTLAGELSRSEIDQRVAELLARVGLSDHAKKYPAQLSGGQKQRVGIARALATKPKILLCDEATSALDPQTTASVLQLLAEINRELKLTIVLITHEMDVIRRVCDQVGVMDAGVIVELGPVADVFLHPKHPTTKRFVQEDEQIDESEQRDDFAHVPGRIVRLTFQGEATYAPLLGTVARETGVDYSILAGRIDRIKDTPYGQLTLAITGGDMEAAFARFTAADVHMEVLR